In the Canis lupus dingo isolate Sandy chromosome 28, ASM325472v2, whole genome shotgun sequence genome, GCAAGGCCTCAACGACCGCTTCGCGGTGTTCATCGAAAAGGTGCACCAGCTGGAGACGCAGAACCGCGCGCTCGAGGCCGAGCTGGCCGCGCTGCGGCAGCGCCACGCCGAACCGTCGCGCGTGGGCGAGCTCTTCCAGCGCGAGCTGCGCGACCTGCGCGCGCAGCTGGAGGAGGCGAGCTCGGCGCGCGCGCAGGCCTTGCTGGAACGCGACGGGCTGGCCGAGGAGGTGCAGCGGCTAAGGGCGCGCTGCGAGGAGGAGAGCCGCGGGCGCGAAGGCGCCGAGCGCGCCCTGAAGGCGCAGCAGCGCGACGTGGACGGCGCCACGCTGGCCCGCCTGGACCTGGAGAAGAAGGTGGAGTCGCTGCTGGACGAGCTGGCCTTCGTGCGCCAGGTGCACGACGAGGAGGTGGCCGAGCTGCTGGCCACGCTGCAGGCGTCGTCGCAGGCCGCGGCCGAGGTGGACGTGGCTGTGGCCAAACCAGACCTGAGTTCGGCGCTGAGGGAGATCCGAGCGCAGTATGAGTCCCTGGCTGCCAAGAACCTCCAGTCAGCGGAGGAGTGGTACAAGTCCAAGTTTGCCAACCTGAACGAGCAGGCGGCGCGCAGCACCGAGGCCATCCGGGCGAGCCGCGAGGAGATTCACGAGTACCGGCGCCAGCTGCAGGCACGCACCATCGAGATTGAGGGGCTGCGTGGGGCCAACGAGTCCTTGGAGAGGCAGATCCTGGAGCTGGAGGAGCGGCACAGCGCAGAGGTGGCTAGCTACCAGGTAAGGGCTGGAACGCTGCAAAGGGAGGGGcgccctgccctctcccccacctaCCTGCACTCTCCCTAGGAAccgaggggaggggaagggaggaggagcccCAACTGGAGGCGTTGGCAAACAAAAAGCCCTGGAGTCTACACCTTTCAGAGCCCTGGTCACCCTGTTTCCCTGCCCGTCATGTCATATCCCTGTCCGGGCccttctagaaaacaaaacaaaacaaaacaaaaacccttaatCTTATGTTTTACAGAGTCCAGAAATCTAATGAATGCTTCCTTATGTCCCGCTAGTGGACATAAACATCCTGGCGACTTAAAAAACAGCCCCCCACCAAAAGTAGGAGTGAACCCAGTGCAGCTGGGTTACAGCCTCTCATGTTGCAGTGCTGTCTCTCCTGTCTGGATTGTTTGGTTGACTTTGAAAGGCTTTCTGTGCACCCGGGAATTGATATTTATGGAGTATGGTCTGTGCTAGAGAGAACGCTGGACTGAACTGGGAAGGGTTCTTGACTTTCGCCTTCAAAAGAGTAGAGATTGGGAGCCAAGGAGCTGAGTGATTGGGCTAGTTACAGCCGCTCTGCTCTACCTCTTCCCCTCCcaacacgcacgcacgcacacacagagtTACCTTGTCTACCTACTGGAgatatttctttctaaagaaagcTTTTTACCGCTTAGCAAGTGAGAATGGTCAGGGCGCTGTCCTCGGTGCTGATCTAAACTTCTTTCCATCTCAGAAAAGATGCGTCTCCTGTCTCATGCCCTAGTTATGACTCTCTAGGCAATTAACtgctttgggctttttttttttttttttttttcttctgcaacaCCCTCACAACAGTCTTGGCTACCTGCAATCAAGGGTCACCTCATGGACAGCATCAATTTTCACTATCATGGATGGCTTAGCATTGAGCAAAGAACACTTAATATGCTCAGCAGCATTGAGGTCCCACCTGAAAATTCACGTCTCCTTAACAATTTTCCATCCTCAATGCATGTGATAAATTACAGCGATGGGTGATTCTATCTTTGTTATAggctacttatttttttcctttttgtgtgtccTTTAAGCTCCTATGAAAGTATTGATtagatctttcttcctttcctctccaaaCAAAGGCCGCTGCATCTTCAGTTTTACTATATAGGGCATTCTGGGCTTATGACCACAAAGAGgacagaggcaggagaaaagaaaggaatagggTGGTTCAGTTTCAAGGTCCAATCAAAGCTCCTTTGGGTAGGATGATAATAATGCAAAAATTTGCAATAATTCGTTCTAGCCAAGATCGAAGTTTACTCTTGATGGAATTAATAGGGTttgggaacatttaaaaaatagaaccaagAAAGGAGTAAAACCTCAAAAGTACTATTTTAGCCTGCAGCTAAAGAATGATTATTGGAGTGCAGGTATTTGTTATGCATTATAAATTGTCCCCTTTGCTAAAGGAAGAAAGCTTGCCTGGACCATTTGTTTTTGGTTATTTGGAATTACGGTCCACCTCTAGTC is a window encoding:
- the INA gene encoding alpha-internexin; translation: MSFGSEHYLCASSSYRKVFGDGSRLSSRLSSAGGAGGFRSQSLSRSNVASSAACSSAASLGLGLAYRRTPASDGLDLSQAAARTNEYKIIRTNEKEQLQGLNDRFAVFIEKVHQLETQNRALEAELAALRQRHAEPSRVGELFQRELRDLRAQLEEASSARAQALLERDGLAEEVQRLRARCEEESRGREGAERALKAQQRDVDGATLARLDLEKKVESLLDELAFVRQVHDEEVAELLATLQASSQAAAEVDVAVAKPDLSSALREIRAQYESLAAKNLQSAEEWYKSKFANLNEQAARSTEAIRASREEIHEYRRQLQARTIEIEGLRGANESLERQILELEERHSAEVASYQDSIGQLENDLRNTKSEMARHLREYQDLLNVKMALDIEIAAYRKLLEGEETRFSTSGLSISGLNPPPNPVYLLPPRILSSTTSKVSSTGLSLKKEEEEEEEASKAASKKTSQIGESFEEILEETVISTKKTEKSIIEESTTSSQKI